Proteins encoded in a region of the Pseudomonadota bacterium genome:
- a CDS encoding DUF885 domain-containing protein has product MKTTRRLLGLVLGVLVLAAACAHRPTPAPGGTIPGQATGTGHPQWDQFVSGFLDQYYKDHPSYAVQLGRHEFDGRLPDWRATALKELATRLRAARTQALTFNTLSPNARFERDYLIAHLDRELFWLEEVGWPHKNPLYYSDALDPNVYVVRPYAPLADRLKAYVGYAEAIPTAVAQIRQNLAGPLPRTYLDLGVTLFGGLADYYEKAVPAAFTSVSEAPLQVRFQAANSRAASEMRGIVAWLHGKRRTAPGRYALGAERFRAMLRATEGVDLPLDRLEEAGWDDMARNLSALRAACDRYLPSHDLKACVTRMRLAKPAGGPVAEARRQLPVLKRFVESRGLVSIPGTEEAEVAESPPYQRWNPAYIAIPGPFEHGLASIYYVAPPDPKWSPLERAAYIRAEADLVFISAHEVWPGHFLQHLHAHRARSRLAQVFVGYGFSEGWAHYAEELVWEARFRYGDPATHIGQLLNALLRNARYLSAIGLHTQGMTVAESDRMFRELAFQDPANARQQAARGTFDPAYLNYTLGKLMIRKLRDDWTRRHGGRSAWRTFHDQLLSFGAPPIPLVRREMLGPAAGPAL; this is encoded by the coding sequence ATGAAGACGACCCGCCGATTACTCGGCCTCGTCCTCGGCGTGCTCGTGCTCGCGGCCGCATGCGCCCACCGCCCGACCCCTGCTCCGGGCGGCACGATCCCAGGGCAGGCAACGGGCACAGGGCACCCGCAATGGGACCAGTTCGTGAGCGGGTTTCTCGACCAGTACTACAAGGACCATCCGAGCTATGCCGTACAGCTCGGCCGCCACGAGTTCGATGGCCGCCTGCCGGACTGGCGCGCCACGGCGCTCAAGGAGTTGGCCACCCGCCTGCGCGCCGCGCGTACCCAGGCCCTCACCTTCAACACCCTGAGCCCGAACGCGCGTTTCGAACGGGATTACCTGATCGCACACCTCGACCGCGAGCTCTTCTGGCTCGAAGAGGTGGGATGGCCCCACAAGAACCCGCTCTACTACAGCGATGCCCTGGACCCCAACGTCTATGTCGTTCGCCCTTACGCGCCGCTCGCCGATCGCTTGAAGGCCTACGTCGGCTATGCCGAGGCCATCCCGACCGCGGTCGCTCAGATCCGTCAGAACCTCGCGGGGCCATTGCCCAGGACCTATCTGGACCTCGGCGTGACGCTTTTCGGCGGGCTCGCGGACTATTATGAAAAGGCGGTGCCCGCGGCCTTCACGTCCGTGTCCGAAGCGCCGCTGCAAGTGCGCTTTCAGGCCGCCAACTCCCGCGCCGCGAGCGAAATGCGAGGCATCGTGGCCTGGCTCCACGGCAAGCGCCGCACGGCACCCGGCCGCTACGCCCTCGGGGCCGAGCGCTTCCGCGCGATGCTGCGGGCGACCGAAGGCGTGGACCTCCCGCTCGATCGACTGGAGGAGGCCGGCTGGGACGATATGGCGCGCAATCTCAGCGCGTTGCGGGCGGCCTGTGATCGTTATCTTCCGAGCCACGACCTCAAGGCCTGCGTCACCCGGATGCGCCTGGCCAAGCCCGCTGGCGGCCCGGTGGCCGAGGCCCGCCGCCAGCTCCCGGTGCTCAAGCGCTTCGTCGAGAGCCGCGGGCTCGTCAGCATCCCCGGCACCGAAGAGGCCGAGGTCGCGGAATCGCCTCCCTATCAGCGCTGGAACCCGGCCTACATCGCTATCCCCGGTCCCTTCGAGCACGGCCTGGCGTCGATCTATTACGTCGCCCCACCGGACCCGAAGTGGTCGCCCTTGGAACGCGCGGCCTATATCCGCGCCGAGGCCGATCTCGTGTTCATCTCGGCCCATGAGGTGTGGCCGGGGCATTTCCTGCAGCACCTGCATGCCCACCGCGCGCGCTCCCGGCTCGCCCAGGTGTTCGTCGGCTATGGCTTCAGCGAGGGCTGGGCCCACTACGCCGAGGAGCTCGTGTGGGAAGCGCGGTTCCGCTACGGCGATCCGGCAACCCATATCGGACAGTTGTTGAATGCGCTCCTCCGCAACGCGCGTTACCTGTCCGCCATCGGGTTGCACACCCAGGGCATGACGGTGGCGGAGTCCGACCGCATGTTCCGCGAGCTGGCGTTCCAGGACCCGGCGAACGCGCGACAGCAGGCGGCGCGCGGGACCTTCGATCCGGCCTATCTCAACTACACGCTCGGCAAGTTGATGATCCGGAAGCTCCGTGACGACTGGACGCGGCGGCACGGCGGCCGCTCCGCTTGGCGCACGTTCCACGACCAGCTCCTGTCCTTTGGCGCCCCCCCCATCCCTCTCGTGCGCCGAGAGATGCTCGGCCCTGCGGCCGGACCGGCGCTCTAA
- a CDS encoding 3-hydroxyacyl-CoA dehydrogenase NAD-binding domain-containing protein, which produces MPEEQLPEHLRKRGPYQHWRIERDDAGIAWLYLDQAGSGTNVLSSEVLKELGAVLDELTARPPAGLILLSNKASGFIAGADVREIASITDTKAALALVQLGHATFDRIEALSFPTVAAIKGFCLGGGMELALALRYRVAVDDPGTRLGLPEVLLGIHPGFGGTMRSIRLIGAPAAMDLMLSGRTVDARAAERLGLVDRAVPERHFRAAALAHATRPPPRHRPGVLARVAAMKPLRPLLGAYLRREVRKRAPAAHYPAPYALIDLFERYGGDERRMLAEEAQSIARLATGSTARNLVRVFFLQERLKSLGRGETGANPRLHVIGAGVMGGDIAAWCALRGLQVTLQDRAPKYIAPALRRANDLYSKRIRDRRQRQAALDRLVPDPQGLGIPKADVVIEAIIENIEAKHEVYRAVEPRLKPDALLATNTSSIPLETLAECLKRPERLVGLHFFNPVAKMQLVEIISTPSTDGAVQSQAAGFARRIDRLPLPVRSAPGFLVNRILLPYLMEAITMLSEGLPATRIDQAATDFGMPMGPIELADTVGLDVCLSVGGILGRHFGSPVPARLEELVKQGHLGRKSGQGFYKYRKGKIERPAVPKDHGPSDDITDRLILRMLNECVACLREGVVEDADLVDAGMIFGAGFAPFRGGPMHYLKERGRDRVTERLSDLAARFGSAYRPDPGFANIPLE; this is translated from the coding sequence ATGCCAGAAGAACAACTGCCGGAACATCTAAGAAAAAGGGGGCCCTACCAACATTGGCGGATAGAGCGCGATGATGCCGGCATCGCCTGGCTGTACCTCGACCAGGCCGGATCGGGGACCAATGTCCTGTCTTCGGAGGTCCTGAAAGAGTTGGGGGCGGTCCTCGACGAGCTGACGGCGCGCCCGCCGGCGGGTCTCATCCTACTCTCGAACAAGGCGAGCGGCTTCATCGCCGGGGCGGATGTCCGGGAGATCGCGTCCATCACGGACACGAAGGCGGCGCTGGCGCTGGTCCAGCTCGGGCATGCGACCTTCGATCGCATCGAGGCCCTGTCGTTCCCAACGGTCGCGGCCATCAAGGGCTTTTGCCTCGGCGGGGGGATGGAGCTAGCGCTCGCGCTACGCTATCGGGTGGCGGTGGACGACCCCGGCACCCGTCTCGGGTTGCCCGAGGTCCTGCTCGGCATCCATCCCGGCTTCGGCGGCACCATGCGCAGCATCCGCCTCATCGGGGCCCCCGCGGCCATGGACCTCATGCTGAGCGGGCGCACGGTGGACGCGCGCGCCGCCGAGCGCTTGGGGCTCGTGGATCGCGCGGTGCCGGAGCGCCACTTCCGTGCCGCGGCCCTGGCCCATGCCACCCGGCCCCCGCCCCGCCACCGGCCGGGCGTCCTGGCGCGCGTGGCAGCGATGAAACCGCTGCGCCCGCTGCTCGGGGCCTACCTGCGCCGAGAGGTCCGGAAGCGCGCCCCGGCCGCACACTACCCGGCGCCCTATGCCCTCATCGATCTCTTCGAGCGTTACGGCGGTGACGAGCGCCGCATGCTCGCCGAGGAGGCGCAGTCCATCGCGAGGCTCGCGACCGGGAGTACGGCGCGCAACCTGGTGCGCGTGTTCTTCCTGCAGGAGCGTCTGAAGTCCCTGGGCCGCGGGGAAACCGGGGCCAACCCCCGCCTACACGTCATCGGTGCCGGGGTCATGGGCGGGGACATCGCCGCCTGGTGCGCTTTGCGCGGGCTGCAGGTGACCCTGCAAGACCGCGCCCCCAAGTACATCGCCCCGGCGCTACGCCGCGCCAACGATCTCTATTCCAAGCGCATCCGCGATCGGCGGCAGCGGCAAGCCGCGCTCGACCGCCTGGTCCCCGATCCCCAGGGGCTCGGGATACCCAAGGCTGATGTCGTGATCGAGGCCATCATCGAGAACATCGAGGCCAAGCACGAGGTCTACCGTGCCGTCGAACCACGCTTGAAACCCGACGCCCTGCTCGCGACCAACACCTCCAGCATCCCGCTCGAGACCCTCGCGGAATGCCTGAAGCGGCCGGAGCGACTGGTAGGTCTACATTTCTTCAACCCGGTGGCGAAGATGCAGCTCGTCGAGATCATCTCGACGCCGTCGACCGACGGCGCCGTCCAAAGCCAGGCCGCAGGCTTCGCCCGCCGCATCGACCGCCTGCCGCTGCCCGTGCGCAGCGCCCCCGGATTTCTCGTCAACCGTATCCTCTTGCCCTATCTCATGGAGGCGATCACGATGCTCTCCGAGGGCCTGCCGGCGACGCGCATCGACCAGGCTGCCACGGACTTCGGGATGCCCATGGGCCCCATCGAGCTGGCCGACACGGTCGGTCTCGACGTGTGTCTCTCGGTCGGTGGGATCCTGGGGCGGCATTTCGGCAGCCCGGTGCCGGCGCGCCTGGAAGAGCTGGTCAAACAGGGGCACCTGGGTCGCAAGAGCGGGCAAGGGTTTTACAAGTATCGAAAGGGCAAGATCGAGCGGCCTGCGGTGCCCAAGGACCACGGCCCCAGCGACGACATCACCGACCGGCTGATCCTGCGCATGTTGAACGAGTGTGTCGCCTGCCTGCGCGAAGGGGTGGTCGAAGACGCCGATCTCGTGGACGCCGGCATGATCTTCGGGGCCGGCTTCGCGCCGTTTCGCGGCGGGCCCATGCACTATTTGAAGGAGCGCGGCCGGGATCGGGTCACGGAGAGGCTGTCCGATCTCGCGGCCCGCTTCGGTAGCGCCTATCGTCCGGACCCGGGCTTCGCGAACATCCCCCTCGAATAG
- a CDS encoding acetyl-CoA C-acetyltransferase, with amino-acid sequence MTHSKAQLGGRPVFVVDGARTPFLKARGKPGPFTASDLAMNAARPLLARQPFAGSDLDEVILGCIMPGPDEANIARVVALRLGCGNATPAWTVQRNCGSGMQALDSAVRDIALGQADLVLAGGTEAMSHAPVLFGPAMVAWLGQWTGAKGFGGRMQALSKFRPALLTPVIGLLRGLTDPIVGLSMGQTAEVLAHRFGITRTAMDSYAVDSHRRLAAAYSEGRLAEVEVMFDWQGKVYDKDEGLRPDSSVEQLAKLSPVFDRPYGKVTAGNSAQVTDGAACLIVASEEAVQAHGLKVMGRIVDSEWAGLDPSQMGLGPVHAVAPLLHRHGLDLDQIAYWEINEAFAAQVLACLAALVDEGYCRTELGLSKAVGEIPRERLNVDGGGVSLGHPVGTSGARIVLHLLHVLKAQNAQLGVAALCIGGGQGGAMLVERA; translated from the coding sequence ATGACACACTCCAAAGCACAGCTCGGCGGCCGCCCCGTGTTCGTCGTGGACGGCGCCCGCACCCCGTTCCTCAAGGCCCGTGGCAAGCCCGGACCCTTCACTGCCTCCGATCTCGCCATGAACGCCGCGCGTCCACTCTTGGCGCGCCAGCCGTTTGCGGGGTCGGACCTCGACGAGGTCATCCTGGGTTGCATCATGCCCGGCCCCGACGAGGCCAACATCGCGCGCGTCGTGGCGCTGCGGCTCGGCTGTGGCAACGCGACGCCGGCCTGGACGGTCCAGCGCAACTGCGGCTCGGGGATGCAGGCCCTGGACTCTGCCGTGCGCGACATCGCGCTCGGCCAGGCCGATCTGGTGCTCGCCGGCGGCACCGAGGCCATGAGCCATGCGCCGGTGTTGTTCGGGCCGGCGATGGTGGCCTGGCTCGGGCAGTGGACGGGGGCCAAGGGCTTCGGCGGCCGTATGCAGGCCCTGAGCAAGTTCCGGCCGGCCCTGCTCACCCCCGTGATCGGCCTCCTGCGTGGCCTGACCGATCCCATCGTCGGACTGTCCATGGGTCAGACCGCCGAGGTCCTGGCGCATCGCTTCGGGATCACGCGCACCGCGATGGACAGCTATGCCGTTGACAGCCACCGGCGCCTCGCCGCCGCGTACAGCGAAGGCCGGCTCGCGGAGGTCGAGGTGATGTTTGACTGGCAGGGCAAGGTCTATGACAAGGACGAGGGCCTGCGGCCGGACAGCAGCGTGGAACAGCTCGCCAAGTTGTCCCCGGTGTTCGACCGGCCCTACGGTAAGGTCACGGCCGGCAACAGCGCCCAGGTGACCGACGGGGCCGCCTGCCTCATCGTAGCGAGCGAAGAGGCGGTGCAGGCGCATGGCCTGAAGGTCATGGGACGCATCGTGGACAGCGAGTGGGCGGGCCTGGACCCGAGCCAGATGGGTCTCGGTCCGGTACACGCCGTAGCACCGCTCCTCCACCGCCACGGGCTCGACCTCGATCAGATCGCTTACTGGGAGATCAACGAAGCCTTCGCCGCCCAGGTCCTGGCCTGCCTCGCGGCCTTGGTGGACGAGGGTTATTGCCGCACCGAGCTCGGTCTTTCGAAAGCGGTCGGCGAGATCCCGCGCGAGCGGCTCAACGTCGATGGCGGCGGGGTGAGCCTCGGCCACCCGGTCGGCACGAGCGGCGCCCGCATCGTCCTGCACCTCCTGCACGTGCTCAAGGCGCAGAACGCCCAGCTCGGCGTCGCCGCGCTTTGCATCGGCGGGGGCCAGGGCGGGGCGATGCTCGTGGAACGCGCTTAG
- a CDS encoding DUF4242 domain-containing protein, with amino-acid sequence MPRFVIERNIPGAGKLGPDALQRVSENSCSVLQEMGPQNQWVHSYVTDDKIYCVYLAPSADLIRKHAQAGGFPADQISEGRAVIDPTTGDAAR; translated from the coding sequence ATGCCCAGGTTCGTCATCGAACGTAACATCCCCGGGGCCGGCAAGCTCGGCCCCGATGCGTTGCAGCGCGTCTCCGAGAATTCCTGCAGCGTGCTCCAGGAGATGGGTCCCCAGAACCAGTGGGTCCATAGCTACGTGACCGACGACAAAATCTATTGCGTCTACCTCGCGCCGAGCGCCGATCTCATCCGCAAGCATGCCCAGGCGGGCGGTTTTCCCGCGGATCAGATCAGCGAGGGCCGCGCCGTGATCGACCCGACCACGGGGGACGCGGCCCGGTAG
- the ampE gene encoding regulatory signaling modulator protein AmpE, translating to MRLLIVLITTAADKLLGESLRKFKALRRLDWYHGLVGMIEQKLGSVEVFKGPVGVAAMLALPLLVFWLLLSVIGGWHGILWFLLTIVILLYCLGPDDLDDQVRALIAALRGGNDVEATRLAQALGRSAQPVPAETRGPTVVESILTEFQERVFGVLLWFLILGPIGAVLFRFSAELRRYAVQASSGLRDWAGRVYNVLAWLPSRIVALGYALSGNLTGAFERWRVLDTLTLEQNETALRQSGTGALQLGSDVGEVERITAAQGLVTRTLLLLLAILTVLYVIAWIT from the coding sequence ATGAGACTCTTGATAGTGTTGATAACTACGGCGGCGGACAAGCTTCTGGGGGAATCCTTGCGGAAGTTCAAGGCCCTCAGGCGACTCGATTGGTACCACGGCCTGGTGGGCATGATCGAGCAGAAGCTCGGTAGCGTGGAGGTCTTCAAGGGCCCGGTCGGGGTGGCGGCGATGCTGGCCTTGCCGCTCCTCGTGTTCTGGTTGCTCCTATCCGTGATCGGTGGCTGGCACGGCATCCTGTGGTTTCTCCTCACGATCGTGATCCTGCTCTATTGCCTGGGGCCCGACGACCTGGATGACCAGGTAAGGGCGCTCATCGCCGCGCTCCGCGGGGGCAACGATGTCGAGGCCACCCGCCTCGCGCAGGCCCTCGGGCGTTCGGCACAGCCGGTCCCGGCCGAGACCCGCGGCCCCACGGTAGTCGAGTCGATCCTGACCGAATTCCAGGAGCGAGTCTTCGGCGTACTGCTCTGGTTCCTGATCCTGGGGCCGATCGGGGCGGTGCTGTTCCGGTTCTCGGCGGAGTTGCGCCGCTACGCCGTGCAGGCCTCGTCAGGCCTGCGGGACTGGGCCGGCCGAGTCTACAACGTGCTGGCCTGGCTCCCGTCCCGCATCGTCGCGCTGGGTTATGCGCTGTCCGGCAACCTCACGGGCGCCTTCGAGCGCTGGCGGGTGCTCGACACCCTCACCCTGGAGCAGAACGAGACCGCGCTCCGCCAGAGCGGTACCGGTGCCCTTCAGCTCGGCTCCGATGTCGGCGAGGTAGAGCGCATCACTGCCGCGCAGGGGCTCGTGACGCGGACGCTCCTCCTGTTGCTCGCGATCCTGACGGTCCTGTACGTGATCGCCTGGATCACCTAG
- the ampD gene encoding 1,6-anhydro-N-acetylmuramyl-L-alanine amidase AmpD, translating to MRRVPSPNCDERPPETDIDLVVVHGISLPPRVYGGEYIDRLFTNTLDPAAHPDFRPVAGLQVSAHLLIRRDGGLTQYVPLHLRAWHAGASRFEDRTGCNDFSIGIELEGWDRDPYEHVQYQVLAELIGTLSAHWPGIRPERVVGHSDIAPGRKTDPGPAFEWRRLRTLLSVYMS from the coding sequence GTGCGGCGGGTCCCATCGCCCAACTGTGACGAGCGGCCACCGGAGACCGACATCGATCTCGTGGTGGTGCACGGCATCAGCCTGCCGCCCCGGGTCTATGGGGGGGAGTACATCGACCGGCTGTTTACGAACACGCTCGACCCGGCTGCCCACCCGGATTTCAGGCCCGTCGCCGGGCTGCAGGTCTCCGCCCACCTCCTCATCCGGCGCGACGGCGGCCTGACCCAGTACGTGCCCTTGCACCTCAGGGCCTGGCATGCGGGTGCATCCCGGTTCGAGGACCGGACTGGTTGCAATGACTTTTCCATTGGTATTGAATTGGAAGGCTGGGACCGAGATCCCTACGAACACGTTCAATACCAAGTACTTGCCGAGCTCATCGGAACGCTCTCGGCACATTGGCCGGGCATCCGGCCCGAGCGGGTGGTCGGACATAGCGATATCGCCCCGGGACGCAAGACCGACCCGGGGCCGGCGTTCGAGTGGCGGAGGCTGAGAACATTGCTGTCCGTCTACATGAGTTGA
- the ubiA gene encoding 4-hydroxybenzoate octaprenyltransferase: MRERAGQYARLMRLDRPIGIFLLLWPTLWALWIAGAGRPDPWVVVVFVLGVVLMRSAGCVINDYADRGFDPHVARTRDRPIAAGRVGPREALYVFIALVTLAYLLVLTMNALTILLAFGGALLAATYPFSKRYTYLPQVHLGMAFGWAVPMAFAAETQGTPRIAWLLYIATVLWAVVYDTMYAMADRDDDIRAGVKSTAILFDEADRLIIGIVQALMLAVLFVVGFQARLGLAYHLGLAVAAGLCVYHQYLIRGRDGEACLRAFRRSHWLGAAVFAGIWADFLLRR, encoded by the coding sequence TGTGGGCGCTCTGGATCGCGGGCGCGGGTCGGCCGGATCCCTGGGTGGTCGTGGTGTTCGTCCTGGGCGTGGTCTTGATGCGCTCGGCGGGCTGCGTGATCAACGACTATGCAGACCGCGGTTTCGATCCGCACGTGGCGCGCACCCGGGATCGACCCATCGCCGCCGGCCGAGTCGGCCCGCGCGAGGCGTTGTACGTGTTCATCGCGCTCGTGACCCTGGCCTATCTCCTGGTCTTGACGATGAACGCCCTGACCATCCTCCTGGCCTTCGGCGGCGCATTGCTCGCGGCGACCTACCCGTTCAGCAAGCGCTACACCTATCTGCCCCAGGTCCACCTCGGGATGGCCTTCGGGTGGGCGGTGCCCATGGCCTTCGCGGCGGAGACCCAGGGCACGCCGCGGATCGCGTGGCTGCTCTACATCGCCACCGTGCTATGGGCCGTGGTCTACGACACCATGTACGCCATGGCCGACCGCGACGACGATATCCGCGCCGGTGTGAAGTCCACCGCGATCCTCTTCGACGAAGCCGATCGCCTGATCATCGGGATCGTCCAGGCCCTCATGCTGGCCGTCCTCTTCGTCGTCGGTTTCCAGGCCCGGCTGGGCCTCGCCTACCACCTGGGTCTGGCGGTGGCGGCCGGCCTGTGCGTCTATCATCAATATCTCATCCGCGGGCGGGACGGGGAAGCGTGCCTGCGCGCCTTCCGCCGGAGCCACTGGCTGGGGGCCGCGGTGTTCGCGGGGATCTGGGCCGATTTTCTCCTGCGGCGGTGA